A region from the Salicibibacter cibarius genome encodes:
- a CDS encoding SDR family NAD(P)-dependent oxidoreductase, protein MDERPLNGQVAVITGAGRGIGKAIAIAYADKGAAVVCAARTEIEILETSEEIKKRNGESLAVKTDVTQMESVNNLIERTIEHFGAVDILMINAGLNADRNTVEESNPENWRKTLDVNLVGPYFCAYGVIPYMKKQGAGKIITIGSGAGYRAKASYSAYASSKAGLGMLTRVLAQELWQYNISINEIIPGPVRTRLTNGGEVFKKQNDEKLKSFDSEWIKDPEDVVPLALFLATQKDEGPSGQSFSLLRRDK, encoded by the coding sequence GTGGATGAGAGACCTTTGAATGGACAAGTTGCGGTAATAACGGGAGCAGGAAGAGGAATTGGCAAGGCTATTGCGATTGCCTATGCAGATAAAGGGGCGGCAGTTGTCTGTGCAGCAAGAACTGAGATAGAGATTTTAGAAACATCAGAGGAGATAAAAAAGCGGAATGGTGAATCCTTGGCGGTAAAAACAGATGTTACACAAATGGAGTCGGTTAATAATTTAATAGAAAGAACAATTGAGCATTTCGGTGCTGTTGACATCTTAATGATAAACGCCGGCCTAAACGCTGATCGTAACACTGTAGAAGAGAGCAATCCGGAGAATTGGCGCAAAACACTGGATGTTAATCTAGTGGGACCATACTTTTGTGCATATGGCGTTATTCCATATATGAAAAAACAGGGTGCTGGCAAAATAATCACGATTGGTTCAGGAGCTGGCTATCGGGCAAAAGCCAGTTATTCGGCTTATGCTTCTTCAAAAGCTGGATTAGGGATGTTAACGCGAGTTTTAGCTCAGGAGCTTTGGCAATATAACATCAGCATTAATGAAATCATCCCCGGTCCGGTGCGAACACGACTTACAAATGGAGGCGAAGTATTTAAAAAGCAGAATGATGAAAAGTTAAAGAGTTTCGATAGTGAATGGATAAAAGATCCTGAAGACGTAGTCCCGTTAGCCTTATTTTTAGCTACACAAAAAGATGAGGGGCCTTCTGGTCAAAGTTTCAGTTTACTAAGAAGGGATAAATAA
- a CDS encoding alpha/beta fold hydrolase, whose protein sequence is MIQKQTMVLNEQKISYFDEGSKDSPPVLLLHGVPESSMLWKHIIPEVVSTGFRAIAPDLPGFGQSDQFKTKSTWENYLIFINNFMETLDLDEIHLIVHDWGGIIGLRWACDHPEKVSSLVISDTSLDPEYKWHPIARKWRTPGEGERIMEKTGNKTLWMKNMKNEVPGIDEDVLEDFYCVYQTEQSRNVILDLYRSANQKLVEPYLNLSKIKTCVTILWGEKDPYVDYEFAYKTQEKQLSQANVYIIPNAGHFIHVEVPEKVKPIIGDHFRSIMC, encoded by the coding sequence ATGATTCAAAAACAAACAATGGTATTAAACGAACAGAAGATTTCTTATTTCGATGAAGGCTCAAAAGATAGCCCTCCAGTGTTACTGCTTCACGGTGTACCAGAATCTAGCATGCTTTGGAAACATATCATACCCGAAGTCGTTTCAACAGGGTTTCGCGCGATTGCACCGGATTTACCTGGGTTTGGTCAAAGTGACCAATTTAAAACAAAGTCCACTTGGGAAAACTATCTTATTTTCATTAATAATTTTATGGAAACACTTGATTTAGACGAAATTCATCTTATTGTCCATGATTGGGGTGGGATAATTGGATTAAGATGGGCGTGTGATCATCCGGAAAAAGTATCGAGTTTAGTGATTAGCGATACTTCTCTAGATCCTGAATATAAATGGCATCCAATTGCAAGGAAATGGAGGACGCCCGGGGAAGGAGAAAGAATTATGGAAAAAACGGGCAATAAAACTTTATGGATGAAAAACATGAAAAACGAGGTTCCTGGTATAGACGAAGATGTTCTAGAAGACTTTTATTGCGTATATCAAACAGAGCAATCAAGAAACGTCATTTTAGACTTGTACAGATCAGCGAATCAAAAGTTAGTTGAACCTTATCTGAATCTGTCAAAAATTAAAACGTGCGTTACTATACTGTGGGGAGAAAAAGATCCATATGTAGATTATGAGTTTGCATACAAAACGCAGGAAAAGCAATTATCTCAAGCAAATGTTTACATTATCCCCAATGCAGGCCATTTTATTCATGTGGAAGTTCCTGAGAAGGTGAAGCCAATCATCGGTGATCATTTCCGTTCTATTATGTGTTAA
- a CDS encoding alkyl sulfatase dimerization domain-containing protein, translating to MSTEKSLQSIDRVMEHTEGNSKKDLKFIELTQGYYYVKGFANVGIIMTSEGVVVIDTTVSNIHAENIYRAIREKTDLPIKYIIYTHGHLDHVNSTHEFKEEQTKVIAHENMNERHLKYKILEEYHLRINGVQFQNKLGLRSFDFIPPDITFHQDYQFSLGEKQMHVVHGKGETDDHCFIHIPEDNVVYCGDFFVWSFPNIGNPLKVIRYEREWYETLEKIKQLEPEILIPGHGKAITGKDQIKSALQDVIDTLKFVHDEVTAHINKGTHLEDALELIQLPEHLENSPYVKQTYGCLEFAIRGIYRRYTGWFDGNPTHLSPSKQEDVAAEINALVQDPQVILKRCRSLMDEGRYQMALHLSDILVLSQDDEEAKALKKEAIEKQAETNQNFIMRNIYKQLM from the coding sequence ATGAGTACGGAAAAATCTCTTCAAAGTATTGATCGAGTGATGGAACATACGGAAGGGAATTCAAAAAAAGATTTGAAGTTCATAGAGCTTACCCAAGGTTACTATTATGTCAAGGGTTTTGCCAACGTTGGTATTATCATGACCTCTGAAGGTGTCGTAGTTATTGACACAACTGTAAGTAATATTCACGCTGAAAATATTTATCGGGCTATTCGTGAAAAGACGGATTTGCCCATCAAATACATTATTTATACGCATGGTCATTTAGATCATGTTAATTCCACTCATGAGTTTAAGGAAGAGCAGACAAAGGTGATAGCTCATGAAAATATGAATGAGCGTCATTTGAAATATAAAATATTAGAAGAATACCATTTGAGGATTAACGGTGTACAATTTCAAAATAAATTAGGGTTGCGTTCATTTGATTTTATCCCCCCTGATATCACATTTCACCAGGATTATCAGTTTTCATTAGGAGAAAAGCAAATGCACGTCGTCCATGGTAAAGGAGAAACGGATGATCATTGTTTTATTCATATTCCGGAGGATAACGTTGTTTACTGCGGCGACTTCTTTGTATGGTCCTTTCCAAACATTGGAAACCCATTAAAGGTCATTCGTTACGAACGGGAATGGTATGAAACACTGGAAAAAATTAAACAACTAGAACCGGAGATTCTTATTCCGGGGCACGGGAAAGCAATCACAGGGAAGGATCAAATTAAATCTGCATTACAAGACGTCATTGATACACTTAAATTTGTCCATGATGAAGTAACTGCGCATATCAATAAAGGCACCCACCTTGAAGATGCGTTGGAGTTAATACAACTACCGGAACACCTAGAAAATAGTCCCTACGTAAAGCAAACATACGGCTGTTTAGAATTTGCCATTAGGGGAATTTACAGACGATACACTGGATGGTTTGATGGAAATCCAACGCATCTGAGTCCTTCTAAACAAGAAGATGTGGCGGCTGAAATAAATGCTCTTGTGCAAGATCCTCAAGTCATTCTCAAAAGATGTAGATCTTTAATGGATGAAGGAAGATATCAGATGGCATTACACCTCTCAGATATATTGGTTTTATCCCAAGATGATGAAGAAGCCAAGGCCTTGAAAAAAGAAGCTATCGAAAAACAAGCTGAAACGAATCAAAATTTTATTATGCGCAATATTTACAAACAGTTGATGTAA
- a CDS encoding alkyl sulfatase dimerization domain-containing protein: MNTNDKLQNNFAIGEVNWKPGSDSRLEKLGEGFYNATNYGFGNVGIVITNEGVVVIDSTISRTGGKAIVDEITKMTDQPIKYLIYTHGHGDHVGGASVLKEQGATVISHRNVIERFNRYTKLRDHHVAINSMQFKRKQKIKNEYIYPDIVYDFEYTFELGGKTFRLLHGKGETDDATVVYIPEDKICYSGDFIVWSFPNIGNPNKVLRYEREWYEMLDRILKLNPKAIAPGHGRSLLGNEEVQACLSDTSAVLKYLHEECVMHINQGSSLDKMLHEISIPEELANSPYIKQSYGCLEFVIRGIHRRYTGWYDGNPTNLSPSPINDVNQAILDLIGNQEKIIESTRYFVSEGNLQLALHLIDLILTENPSDKEMHAFKGELLEQMSEVSNNLFFRNFYTVSANNERELAE, translated from the coding sequence ATGAACACTAATGATAAGCTTCAAAATAATTTTGCGATAGGCGAGGTTAACTGGAAACCCGGATCCGATTCGAGGTTAGAGAAGCTTGGCGAAGGTTTTTATAATGCAACTAACTATGGTTTTGGCAATGTTGGCATTGTGATTACAAATGAAGGTGTCGTGGTCATTGATTCAACTATTTCCCGTACAGGTGGGAAAGCGATAGTTGATGAGATTACAAAAATGACGGATCAACCTATTAAATATTTAATCTACACACATGGACATGGGGATCATGTTGGCGGAGCTTCAGTTTTAAAAGAACAAGGTGCGACTGTTATAAGTCACAGAAATGTGATTGAACGATTTAATCGATACACAAAATTAAGAGACCATCATGTTGCAATCAATAGTATGCAATTCAAAAGAAAACAAAAAATAAAGAATGAATATATATATCCTGATATAGTGTATGATTTTGAATATACTTTTGAACTTGGAGGTAAAACATTTCGATTACTTCACGGTAAGGGGGAAACAGATGACGCTACAGTAGTGTACATTCCCGAAGATAAAATTTGTTATAGTGGAGATTTTATTGTCTGGTCCTTTCCAAATATCGGAAACCCAAATAAAGTGCTCCGATATGAGCGAGAATGGTATGAAATGTTAGACCGTATTTTAAAATTGAATCCTAAAGCGATAGCTCCTGGTCATGGAAGAAGTCTATTAGGAAACGAAGAAGTGCAGGCATGCTTAAGTGATACATCTGCTGTATTGAAATATCTGCATGAAGAATGCGTTATGCATATCAACCAAGGTTCATCGCTTGACAAAATGCTTCACGAGATCAGTATTCCTGAAGAATTAGCGAATAGTCCATATATAAAACAGTCCTATGGATGTCTTGAATTTGTTATTCGGGGTATACATCGCAGGTATACAGGTTGGTATGATGGTAATCCGACTAATTTATCGCCGTCACCTATTAATGATGTTAATCAAGCAATTTTAGATTTGATAGGAAACCAAGAAAAAATAATAGAGAGTACGAGGTATTTTGTGTCAGAAGGAAATCTGCAATTAGCGCTCCACTTAATAGATTTAATTTTAACAGAAAATCCATCTGATAAGGAAATGCATGCTTTTAAAGGAGAGTTATTGGAACAAATGTCTGAGGTATCTAACAATTTATTTTTCCGTAACTTCTATACGGTTAGTGCAAACAATGAGAGGGAATTGGCGGAATAA
- a CDS encoding alkyl sulfatase dimerization domain-containing protein — translation MKNNEIGLKKKNQYNNGQVEKVTMPNGAIVNKQMGEYYSQVNKPKVTHLTNKISVLEHFSIDNTVVIQGDSGLIIWDTGFNMGVGKQKFEAIRKFTDKPIKAVIYSHNHYTSGARPFVPKGSEGKEIEVIAHPDVHKNLLSSSVELGKMLKKTTAQHFGFFLPKEGPDASPVSYDGSKEADKTSGYVQPTYGVRDKEKMEIDGVEFQFFHTPSDTMDSLTAWLPEHDAVITNSIWHVLPNMYTLRGQPYRDPLYWLEGIDQVRKLNPKILIPAHGEPVSTKESSYELATNYRDAIAFIYSQTIRGINKGLKPDEIAEEITLPEHLANHPRLSEVYGELTHQVKGVYSGLIGWFSLDAADINPISTQYRSEKIVEGFGGIEKVIQASKKALEEREYAWTAELITHVLNIHPDMEQARLIKAKALREMGQATPALSSRGFYLSQALHLEGKIDLNNVSNPYLPIERSIKLLEYKIDPEKLGQIDKLLKICFSDLTECYGLHMRKGVAEFLEEEPTDPDITLKISSNLWITFVLGKMEIEEVMKESNVQVEGDQSVLIEVMQAFEL, via the coding sequence ATGAAAAACAATGAGATTGGATTAAAAAAGAAGAATCAGTATAACAACGGGCAGGTAGAAAAAGTTACGATGCCAAACGGAGCGATCGTGAATAAACAAATGGGCGAATATTATTCACAAGTGAACAAACCTAAAGTTACTCATCTTACTAACAAAATATCTGTGCTTGAACATTTTTCCATCGATAATACCGTCGTCATCCAAGGGGATAGTGGTCTAATTATTTGGGATACAGGATTTAATATGGGCGTTGGAAAGCAAAAGTTCGAAGCTATTCGTAAATTCACGGATAAGCCGATTAAAGCAGTTATTTATTCCCATAATCACTACACTAGTGGGGCTAGACCGTTTGTTCCAAAGGGTTCTGAAGGGAAAGAGATAGAGGTTATTGCCCATCCTGATGTGCATAAAAATTTGCTAAGTTCTTCAGTCGAGCTCGGGAAAATGTTGAAAAAAACAACAGCACAGCATTTCGGTTTTTTCCTTCCAAAAGAAGGTCCTGATGCATCTCCTGTTTCATATGATGGAAGTAAAGAAGCTGACAAAACTTCTGGTTATGTACAGCCGACATACGGAGTGAGAGATAAGGAAAAGATGGAGATTGATGGAGTGGAGTTCCAATTTTTTCATACTCCATCAGACACTATGGATTCACTGACCGCATGGCTTCCGGAGCATGATGCGGTAATTACGAATAGTATTTGGCACGTGCTCCCAAACATGTATACGTTAAGAGGGCAACCATACCGTGATCCGCTCTACTGGCTGGAAGGAATAGATCAAGTCCGCAAATTAAATCCGAAAATATTAATACCTGCACATGGAGAGCCTGTATCCACAAAAGAATCAAGTTATGAATTGGCAACTAATTATCGAGATGCTATTGCTTTTATATATTCCCAAACAATTCGCGGAATTAATAAGGGATTAAAACCGGATGAGATCGCTGAAGAGATAACTTTACCAGAACATCTTGCAAACCATCCTCGGTTAAGTGAAGTATATGGTGAACTTACTCACCAAGTGAAAGGTGTATATAGTGGATTAATTGGTTGGTTTAGCCTTGACGCCGCCGACATTAATCCAATATCTACCCAGTATAGATCTGAGAAGATAGTTGAAGGTTTTGGAGGAATCGAGAAAGTAATACAGGCTTCAAAAAAAGCCTTGGAAGAAAGAGAGTATGCCTGGACAGCTGAATTGATTACTCATGTACTAAATATCCATCCTGACATGGAACAAGCTCGACTAATTAAAGCAAAAGCGTTAAGAGAAATGGGCCAAGCGACACCTGCACTATCATCAAGAGGATTTTATCTTTCTCAAGCTTTACATTTAGAGGGGAAGATTGATCTTAACAATGTATCTAATCCATATCTGCCAATCGAAAGGTCGATTAAATTATTAGAATACAAAATCGATCCGGAAAAGTTGGGGCAAATAGATAAGTTATTAAAAATTTGCTTTAGTGATTTAACTGAGTGTTATGGATTGCATATGAGAAAAGGTGTTGCTGAATTTTTGGAGGAGGAGCCAACCGACCCAGATATTACTTTGAAAATATCTAGTAATCTATGGATTACTTTTGTACTAGGAAAAATGGAAATTGAAGAGGTTATGAAAGAGAGTAATGTCCAGGTTGAAGGTGATCAATCAGTTTTAATAGAAGTTATGCAAGCTTTTGAATTATAG
- a CDS encoding alkyl sulfatase dimerization domain-containing protein: MSTEKSLQSIDRVMEHTAGNLQNDIKFIECANGYYYVKGWANVGVIITSEGVVVIDTAMSNKHAQNIYHAIRERTDLPIKYVIYTHGHLDHVNSTHVFKEEDTSVIAHENVNERHFKYKLLEHHHHRINSTQFQNKLGSMRSYDVIPPDITFNKDHKISLGGKNIHIVHGKGETDDHCFIHVPEDDVVYCGDFFVWSFPNIGNPLKVIRYEREWYETLEKIKRLEPEILIPGHGKMIKGKDQVKMALQDVIDTLRFVHNEVIEHINKGTQLEDALELIQLPEHLENSPYVKQSYGCLEFAIRGIYRRYTGWFDGNPTHLSPCKQEDVAAEMYSLVQDSQVILKKCRSLMDEGRYQMALHLVDILVLSQNHEEAKALKKEASEKCAETNQNFIMRNIYKQFV, from the coding sequence ATGAGTACGGAAAAATCTCTTCAAAGTATTGATCGGGTGATGGAACATACGGCTGGGAATTTGCAAAATGATATTAAGTTTATTGAATGCGCTAATGGTTATTACTATGTTAAAGGTTGGGCAAATGTTGGTGTCATCATCACATCTGAAGGGGTAGTTGTTATTGACACCGCTATGAGCAACAAACATGCCCAAAATATCTACCATGCTATTCGTGAAAGAACGGATTTACCCATTAAATACGTTATTTATACACATGGTCACTTAGATCATGTTAATTCCACTCATGTATTCAAAGAAGAAGATACTAGTGTGATAGCTCATGAAAATGTTAATGAAAGGCATTTTAAGTACAAATTATTAGAACATCATCACCATCGTATTAATTCTACGCAATTTCAAAATAAGCTAGGCAGCATGCGTTCGTATGATGTAATTCCTCCTGATATAACCTTCAATAAAGACCATAAGATTTCATTGGGAGGTAAAAACATTCACATCGTTCATGGTAAAGGGGAAACGGATGACCATTGTTTTATTCATGTTCCAGAGGATGATGTTGTTTATTGTGGTGATTTCTTTGTATGGTCTTTTCCGAACATTGGAAACCCGTTAAAGGTCATTCGATACGAACGGGAATGGTATGAAACACTGGAAAAAATTAAACGACTAGAACCAGAGATTCTAATACCAGGGCATGGGAAGATGATCAAAGGTAAAGACCAAGTGAAAATGGCACTGCAAGATGTAATTGATACGCTCAGATTTGTTCATAATGAAGTAATTGAACATATCAATAAAGGCACCCAGCTCGAAGATGCTTTGGAGTTAATACAATTACCGGAACATCTAGAAAACAGTCCTTACGTGAAACAGTCATACGGTTGTTTAGAGTTTGCAATTAGAGGTATTTATAGGCGTTACACTGGGTGGTTTGACGGAAATCCAACTCATCTAAGCCCTTGTAAACAAGAAGATGTGGCTGCAGAAATGTATTCTCTAGTTCAAGATTCGCAAGTCATTCTCAAAAAATGCCGATCTTTAATGGATGAAGGAAGATATCAGATGGCCCTACACCTTGTGGATATATTGGTTTTATCACAAAATCATGAAGAAGCGAAGGCGTTGAAAAAAGAGGCGAGTGAAAAATGTGCAGAAACGAATCAAAATTTTATTATGCGTAATATTTATAAACAATTTGTATAA
- a CDS encoding acetate--CoA ligase family protein, translating to MPTFNLQPMFSPKSIAIIGASGDERKLSARPLVNLRNQGYKGTVYPVNPKYEDIAGYKCLEDIESLPENIDLAIVSVSAKQALPVLEQLAERLVKSAVVYSSGFSEIGQEGSHLQHDLTDFINRTRIPVCGPNSLGFYNQSEKVIATFAAVDFDIGDPVAFITQSGAFGSFTYAMAKEMGLGYNYFVSTGNEAGVDFFDYVEYFAQNENVKVIGGYIEGARDLEKMTQGISAAEKNNKPIILMKVGSSQRGAEAASSHTSSLAGNQSVYESFFKQKNVVQVYDEEELVDTLALFNKGKISPNRGDVGIVTISGGAGIVMADKCEEYGIQTANLTEETTSKLKEILPPFASVNNPVDLTAQIIQMIDHFEESLNIVLEDENVEALVLYMQLGDAIAPQIIPKLKQINEQTDKTLVICWAQPSQKTKDALLDGGLCWLPTPTRAIKAVKNLIQYNEGRERRGQTKNDLPEQKVSEIAATTTDLKNAKTEYDIKQELAGYGISIPRGALVKNVDDAINCVEDIGYPVVLKVASSDITHKSDNGGVKVNINTKEEVIEAYKSIISNMEKNYPSANIEGILIEEMIKDGIEVFIGCFQDSLFGPCIMFGLGGIYVEVLSDVVIRKAPLSEQDAEDMIRSIKGYKILKGTRGKVPSDISALASDLVKISEFCWQYKDSIIELDINPLVVKSKGEGVVALDAAIVS from the coding sequence ATGCCTACATTTAATTTACAGCCAATGTTTTCCCCAAAGTCAATTGCGATTATTGGTGCATCGGGGGATGAAAGAAAGCTCAGTGCTAGACCATTAGTCAATTTAAGAAATCAAGGTTATAAAGGCACTGTTTATCCAGTAAACCCAAAGTATGAAGACATTGCGGGATATAAATGCCTTGAAGATATTGAAAGCCTACCTGAAAATATAGATCTTGCTATTGTTTCGGTTAGTGCGAAGCAAGCTTTACCAGTCTTAGAACAATTGGCTGAGCGATTAGTGAAAAGTGCTGTTGTTTATAGCTCGGGATTCTCCGAAATTGGACAAGAAGGTAGCCATCTGCAACATGATTTAACTGATTTTATTAACCGTACTAGAATTCCCGTATGCGGACCTAATTCATTAGGTTTTTATAACCAGAGTGAAAAAGTGATTGCTACATTTGCTGCTGTAGATTTCGACATTGGTGATCCGGTTGCCTTCATCACCCAAAGCGGTGCTTTCGGTTCTTTTACCTATGCAATGGCTAAAGAAATGGGTTTAGGATACAACTATTTTGTATCTACTGGAAATGAAGCTGGTGTTGATTTTTTTGACTACGTGGAATACTTTGCTCAGAACGAGAATGTAAAGGTCATTGGTGGCTATATTGAGGGAGCAAGAGATTTAGAAAAAATGACCCAAGGTATTAGTGCCGCTGAAAAAAATAATAAACCAATAATATTAATGAAGGTCGGTTCTTCTCAACGTGGAGCGGAGGCAGCATCTTCACACACATCTTCACTAGCAGGGAATCAGTCTGTATATGAAAGTTTTTTTAAACAAAAAAACGTTGTGCAAGTATATGATGAAGAAGAATTAGTTGATACGTTAGCATTGTTTAATAAGGGCAAGATTTCCCCAAACCGCGGTGACGTTGGTATAGTTACCATCTCAGGTGGAGCAGGGATTGTTATGGCTGATAAATGTGAGGAATATGGTATTCAAACTGCTAATCTGACAGAAGAAACTACATCCAAACTAAAGGAAATATTACCGCCATTTGCATCTGTAAATAATCCAGTTGATTTAACAGCACAAATTATTCAAATGATTGACCATTTTGAAGAGAGCCTTAACATTGTTCTGGAAGATGAGAATGTAGAAGCATTGGTCCTTTATATGCAACTGGGCGATGCGATAGCACCTCAAATTATACCTAAATTAAAACAAATTAATGAACAAACGGATAAAACGCTAGTCATTTGTTGGGCACAACCTTCACAGAAGACAAAAGATGCACTTTTAGACGGTGGTTTGTGTTGGCTACCAACCCCTACCCGAGCGATTAAAGCTGTTAAAAATTTAATTCAATATAACGAGGGTCGCGAGCGTCGTGGACAGACTAAAAATGATTTACCAGAACAAAAAGTATCTGAAATTGCGGCAACAACTACCGACTTAAAGAACGCGAAGACGGAGTATGATATAAAACAGGAGTTAGCTGGCTATGGAATTTCTATTCCTAGAGGAGCTCTGGTTAAAAATGTTGATGATGCGATAAATTGCGTTGAGGATATCGGATATCCAGTCGTTCTTAAGGTCGCTTCCTCCGACATTACCCATAAAAGCGATAACGGGGGCGTGAAGGTTAATATAAATACAAAAGAGGAAGTAATCGAAGCGTATAAATCAATTATTTCTAACATGGAAAAAAATTATCCATCAGCTAATATTGAAGGTATTCTGATTGAAGAAATGATCAAAGATGGTATAGAGGTGTTTATCGGTTGTTTTCAAGATTCATTATTCGGCCCTTGTATAATGTTTGGATTAGGAGGGATCTATGTAGAAGTATTATCGGATGTCGTTATTCGAAAAGCTCCATTGAGTGAACAAGATGCCGAAGATATGATTAGAAGCATCAAGGGCTATAAAATTTTAAAAGGTACACGCGGAAAAGTGCCCTCGGATATTAGTGCATTAGCAAGTGATTTAGTTAAAATATCGGAGTTTTGCTGGCAGTATAAAGACTCGATAATAGAATTAGATATAAATCCTTTGGTTGTTAAGAGTAAAGGCGAAGGTGTTGTTGCTTTAGATGCAGCAATCGTAAGTTAA
- a CDS encoding TAXI family TRAP transporter solute-binding subunit produces MNVIKTLSMILMGMLFIVGCGSESGGGSGQVDHATIYSIGGTPSYMMGSGIAQLANDMDEPINYTVSETNGDIEGLRMVMQERGEIVDISSTNGVFAHEGTYVFEGEQYEEIRGVVGLESPVIQFIVRADSNIDTLSDLEGARIATFLNTAQLSVENHLNQVGLQEAEDYTLETLPAQEQVDALRDNNIDAFVTFSSYPSTQVQGVDETTSVKVLPIEEDVIHGAAEEFNQEADPVVLEADSAEAYSGQSEDVLTSGMGRYFVTREDVEEDLIYEFTKFVHEQAEELSSYHPTAEAITIENSIETIDIPLHPGAERYYREEGYIE; encoded by the coding sequence GTGAATGTGATAAAAACATTGTCAATGATACTTATGGGTATGTTATTTATTGTAGGGTGTGGTAGTGAATCAGGAGGAGGGAGTGGGCAAGTAGATCATGCAACAATTTATTCAATAGGGGGGACGCCTAGCTATATGATGGGGTCAGGCATTGCTCAATTAGCTAATGACATGGATGAACCTATTAATTATACGGTTTCAGAAACAAATGGGGATATTGAGGGATTACGGATGGTTATGCAAGAAAGAGGAGAAATAGTAGATATCTCTAGTACAAACGGAGTGTTTGCACATGAGGGCACCTATGTATTTGAAGGTGAACAATATGAAGAGATCCGTGGCGTTGTTGGTTTGGAATCACCAGTTATTCAATTTATTGTAAGAGCTGATTCTAATATAGATACATTAAGTGATCTTGAGGGAGCAAGAATCGCGACATTCCTAAATACAGCTCAATTATCTGTTGAAAATCATTTAAATCAAGTAGGTTTGCAAGAGGCAGAGGACTATACGCTAGAAACGTTGCCTGCACAGGAGCAAGTTGATGCTTTAAGAGACAATAACATTGATGCATTTGTTACGTTTAGTTCATATCCGTCAACTCAAGTTCAAGGTGTAGATGAAACCACCAGTGTTAAAGTATTACCAATAGAAGAAGATGTAATACACGGGGCAGCTGAAGAGTTTAATCAAGAGGCAGATCCGGTGGTACTTGAAGCTGATTCTGCTGAAGCATACAGTGGTCAATCTGAAGATGTGCTTACATCGGGAATGGGTAGGTATTTTGTAACCAGAGAAGATGTAGAAGAAGATTTGATCTACGAATTTACGAAATTTGTACATGAGCAGGCGGAAGAATTATCAAGTTATCACCCTACAGCGGAAGCGATAACAATAGAAAATTCTATTGAAACAATTGATATACCACTTCACCCAGGGGCAGAAAGATATTATCGAGAAGAAGGGTATATTGAATAG